The proteins below come from a single Streptococcus canis genomic window:
- the trxA gene encoding thioredoxin, whose product MAHIVTDATFESETKEGLVLVDFWATWCGPCLMQAPILDQLAQELDEDELKIVKLDVDENPNTAQQFGIMSIPTLLFKKDGEVVKQVAGVHTKDQIKAIVAELS is encoded by the coding sequence ATGGCACATATCGTAACAGATGCAACCTTTGAATCAGAAACAAAGGAAGGATTAGTTTTGGTTGACTTTTGGGCAACTTGGTGTGGTCCTTGTTTGATGCAAGCCCCAATTCTTGATCAATTAGCCCAGGAGTTGGATGAAGATGAGCTTAAAATTGTGAAATTGGATGTGGATGAAAATCCTAATACTGCGCAACAATTTGGGATTATGTCTATCCCAACCCTGCTCTTTAAAAAAGATGGTGAAGTGGTGAAGCAAGTAGCAGGCGTTCATACCAAAGACCAAATTAAAGCTATTGTTGCTGAATTAAGTTAA
- the mutY gene encoding A/G-specific adenine glycosylase, with translation MINLKDYGIDMWDDKTIASFRRTLLNWYDQEKRDLPWRRTKNPYHIWVSEIMLQQTQVVTVIPYYERFLKWFPTIDKLAKADEERLLKAWEGLGYYSRVRNMQKAAQQIMVDFDGVFPSSHQDISKLKGIGPYTAGAIASIAFDLPEPAVDGNVMRVMARLFEVNYDIGDPKNRKIFQALMEVLIDPDRPGDFNQALMDLGTDIESAKNPRPDESPIRFFCAAYLHGTYDKYPIKEPKKKPRPIEVQAFVIENTEGALLLEKNTQGRLLGGFWSFPIMETSFISQQLDLFEDKAQVLERVSQISEFEKSYALKPKWTERVFPMVKHTFSHQKWTIALTEGLIAQQQLPKEKELAWVKLEDMTNYPMATPQKKMLDAYLKGKGSGYSS, from the coding sequence ATGATTAATTTAAAGGACTACGGTATTGACATGTGGGACGACAAAACTATTGCTTCTTTTCGTCGTACCCTCTTGAACTGGTATGATCAGGAAAAGCGCGACCTGCCTTGGCGCCGCACTAAAAACCCTTATCATATTTGGGTTTCAGAAATTATGCTTCAACAAACCCAAGTGGTAACAGTCATCCCTTATTATGAACGCTTTTTAAAATGGTTTCCAACTATCGACAAATTAGCTAAAGCAGATGAAGAACGCTTGCTCAAAGCTTGGGAAGGATTAGGCTATTACTCGCGCGTACGTAACATGCAAAAAGCTGCTCAGCAAATCATGGTTGATTTTGATGGGGTCTTTCCGTCTTCTCACCAGGACATTTCTAAGTTAAAGGGAATTGGCCCTTACACTGCTGGAGCGATTGCTAGTATCGCCTTTGACCTGCCTGAACCTGCCGTTGACGGTAATGTTATGCGGGTTATGGCTCGTCTATTTGAAGTTAATTATGATATTGGTGATCCTAAGAACCGAAAAATTTTTCAAGCATTGATGGAAGTATTAATTGATCCTGACCGACCTGGGGATTTCAATCAGGCCTTGATGGATTTGGGGACAGATATCGAATCCGCTAAAAATCCTAGACCAGATGAGTCTCCTATTCGTTTTTTCTGCGCTGCTTATTTGCATGGCACCTATGACAAGTACCCCATCAAGGAACCCAAAAAGAAACCTCGCCCTATTGAGGTTCAAGCTTTTGTCATTGAAAATACCGAAGGGGCTTTGCTGCTAGAGAAAAATACCCAGGGGCGCTTACTTGGTGGTTTTTGGTCATTTCCAATTATGGAAACCAGCTTTATCAGCCAGCAGTTAGATCTTTTTGAAGACAAGGCTCAAGTCCTAGAAAGAGTGTCACAAATCAGTGAGTTCGAGAAAAGTTATGCACTCAAGCCCAAATGGACAGAGCGTGTCTTTCCTATGGTCAAACACACCTTTAGCCATCAAAAATGGACTATTGCTTTAACAGAAGGCCTTATTGCCCAACAACAGCTACCTAAAGAAAAAGAATTAGCTTGGGTCAAGCTAGAAGATATGACTAATTACCCTATGGCAACACCACAAAAGAAAATGCTAGATGCCTATTTAAAAGGAAAAGGGAGTGGTTATTCCAGTTAA
- the rpsF gene encoding 30S ribosomal protein S6, with protein MAKYEILYIIRPNIEEEAKNALVARFDSILTDNGATVVESKDWEKRRLAYEINDFREGLYHIVNLEATDAVALNEFDRLSKINGDILRHMIVKLDA; from the coding sequence ATGGCTAAATACGAAATTCTTTATATTATTCGTCCAAACATTGAAGAAGAAGCTAAAAACGCTTTGGTAGCACGCTTTGATTCTATCTTGACTGACAACGGTGCGACTGTTGTTGAATCAAAAGATTGGGAAAAACGTCGTCTTGCATACGAAATCAACGATTTCCGTGAAGGACTTTACCACATCGTTAACCTTGAAGCGACTGACGCAGTAGCTCTTAACGAGTTTGACCGTCTTTCAAAAATCAATGGTGACATTCTTCGTCACATGATCGTTAAACTTGACGCTTAA
- a CDS encoding single-stranded DNA-binding protein, with amino-acid sequence MINNVVLVGRMTKDAELRYTPSQVAVATFTLAVNRNFKSQNGEREADFISCVIWRQPAENLANWAKKGALIGITGRIQTRNYENQQGQRVYVTEVVADNFQMLESRATREGGSTGSFNGGFNNNAPSSNSYSAPAQQTPNFGRDDSPFGNSNPMDISDDDLPF; translated from the coding sequence ATGATTAACAATGTAGTACTAGTTGGTCGCATGACCAAGGATGCAGAACTTCGTTACACGCCAAGTCAAGTAGCTGTGGCTACCTTCACACTTGCTGTTAACCGTAACTTTAAAAGCCAAAATGGTGAGCGCGAGGCAGATTTCATTAGCTGTGTTATCTGGCGTCAGCCAGCTGAAAACTTAGCAAACTGGGCTAAAAAAGGTGCCTTAATCGGAATTACAGGTCGTATTCAGACCCGTAATTACGAAAACCAACAAGGGCAACGTGTCTATGTGACAGAAGTTGTTGCAGATAATTTCCAAATGTTGGAAAGTCGTGCTACACGTGAAGGTGGCTCAACTGGATCATTTAATGGTGGTTTTAACAACAATGCCCCATCATCAAACAGTTACTCAGCACCTGCACAACAAACACCTAACTTTGGAAGAGATGACAGTCCATTTGGTAATTCAAACCCGATGGATATTTCAGATGACGATCTTCCATTCTAG
- the rpsR gene encoding 30S ribosomal protein S18 has protein sequence MAQQRRGGFKRRKKVDFIAANKIEYVDYKDTELLSRFVSERGKILPRRVTGTSAKNQRKVTTAIKRARVMALMPYVNED, from the coding sequence ATGGCTCAACAACGTCGTGGCGGATTCAAACGCCGTAAAAAAGTTGACTTCATCGCAGCTAACAAAATTGAATATGTTGATTACAAAGATACTGAGCTTCTTAGCCGTTTCGTTTCAGAACGTGGGAAAATTCTTCCTCGTCGTGTAACAGGAACTTCAGCTAAAAACCAACGTAAAGTAACAACAGCAATCAAACGTGCTCGCGTTATGGCACTTATGCCTTACGTAAACGAAGACTAA
- a CDS encoding DUF1129 domain-containing protein, producing the protein MDLQQLTKKNQEFIHIATNKLIQDGKSDEDIKLILEEAIPTILENQKKGVTARNLLGTPTAWAASFSQDPNQKQTAETDKNTNPWLMWLDTSLLFIGVVALLNGIMTFFNTNATVTGLMSLLALGFGGGASMYATYYFIYRHLGKDKSLRPSWFKIIAALSLAMLVWIALYSATAFLPTFLNPQLPPLALLIIGGAALALRYYLQRKYNIQNAMTPVNK; encoded by the coding sequence ATGGATTTACAACAACTGACTAAGAAAAACCAAGAATTTATCCACATTGCCACCAATAAACTCATTCAAGATGGCAAGTCTGATGAAGATATTAAACTGATTCTCGAAGAAGCCATTCCAACTATTCTCGAAAACCAGAAAAAAGGAGTCACCGCTCGAAATCTATTAGGCACTCCGACCGCTTGGGCAGCTTCCTTTAGCCAAGACCCTAACCAAAAACAAACTGCAGAAACTGACAAAAACACCAACCCTTGGTTGATGTGGCTCGATACCTCTTTATTGTTTATTGGGGTGGTTGCTCTGCTAAATGGCATTATGACCTTCTTCAACACAAACGCTACAGTTACAGGATTGATGTCGTTATTAGCACTAGGTTTTGGTGGAGGAGCGTCCATGTACGCTACCTATTATTTTATCTATCGCCATCTCGGGAAAGACAAGAGCCTTCGTCCAAGTTGGTTCAAAATCATTGCAGCCCTATCGCTAGCTATGTTAGTTTGGATTGCCTTGTACTCTGCAACTGCCTTTTTACCAACTTTCCTGAACCCACAGTTACCTCCTCTTGCCTTACTCATTATTGGTGGAGCTGCTTTAGCATTGCGCTATTACCTCCAACGCAAATACAATATTCAAAACGCAATGACACCCGTCAACAAATGA
- a CDS encoding magnesium transporter CorA family protein: MKQMFLSSAIEFKEIETFEPGAWIKLVNPSQEESMEIADHFNIDISDLRAPLDVEETSRIAVEDDYTLIIVDVPIYEERNNKSYYITMPLGIIVTENAVITTCLHDLTLFDHFHNRRVKNFYTFMKTRFVFQMLYRNAELFLTALRTIDRQSERLEAQLEAATRNEELIDMMELEKSIVYLKASLKFNERIVKKLSSSTSSLKKYIEDEDLLEDTLIETQQAIEMAGIYENVLNAMTETTASIINNNQNTIMKTLALMTMALDIPTVIFSAYGMNFQNNWLPLNGLEHAFWYITLIAMLLSSCVVIYFIRKKWF, translated from the coding sequence ATGAAACAAATGTTTCTTTCATCGGCAATTGAATTCAAAGAAATAGAAACATTCGAGCCAGGGGCTTGGATTAAATTGGTCAACCCTTCCCAGGAAGAATCAATGGAAATTGCCGATCACTTTAACATTGATATTTCTGACTTGCGCGCCCCTTTGGACGTGGAAGAAACCTCACGTATTGCTGTAGAAGACGATTACACCTTGATTATCGTTGACGTTCCAATCTATGAAGAACGGAACAACAAGAGCTATTACATTACCATGCCTTTGGGCATTATTGTCACGGAAAATGCCGTTATCACAACCTGTCTGCATGACCTGACCCTTTTCGACCATTTTCATAATCGTCGGGTCAAGAACTTTTATACCTTCATGAAGACACGTTTTGTGTTTCAAATGTTGTATCGCAATGCCGAGCTCTTTCTAACCGCCTTGAGAACCATTGATCGTCAAAGCGAACGTTTGGAAGCTCAGCTTGAAGCAGCTACCCGAAACGAAGAACTCATCGACATGATGGAACTTGAAAAATCCATCGTCTATTTAAAGGCTTCCTTGAAATTCAACGAACGTATTGTTAAAAAATTATCCAGTTCAACCAGCTCCCTCAAAAAATACATTGAGGACGAGGATTTGCTAGAGGATACCCTCATCGAAACCCAACAGGCGATTGAAATGGCGGGTATTTATGAAAACGTCTTGAATGCCATGACCGAAACCACTGCTTCCATCATCAACAACAACCAGAACACCATTATGAAAACCTTGGCCTTAATGACTATGGCACTAGATATTCCAACTGTTATCTTCTCTGCTTACGGTATGAACTTCCAGAACAACTGGTTACCATTAAATGGCTTAGAACACGCTTTTTGGTATATCACCTTGATTGCCATGCTGCTAAGTTCCTGCGTTGTGATTTACTTTATTAGAAAAAAATGGTTCTGA
- a CDS encoding site-specific integrase, translated as MIEKYTKKDGTTAYRLRAYLGVDPMTGKQVRTTRQGFKTEREAKRTELKLIDDFQRQGAWKSNDKTTFNDVAKLWFEQYQNTVKPSTFLVNQNYYKTILKPHLGQLQMTKITVMICQKFVNCLSRYSGYTLYLSLANRIFKFAVNLGIIENNPMSKTLRSKCTYKNVDTLTKKYYTKEELNTFLKIVEAEESLEMRLIYRLLSYGGFRIGELMALKDTDFDFRNNIISITKTIAYTKEGWAVQSPKTKKSNRTISMDAETMSLAKLYIKQSIKPLYGSFKLFNFACDTVRKRLDRFILKHGLKRITPHGFRHTHASLLFEAGIPAKIAQERLGHAKIAITMDLYTHLSKKSKDNVADKLAELVAI; from the coding sequence ATGATTGAAAAATACACTAAAAAAGATGGCACAACTGCCTATCGTTTAAGAGCATATCTCGGGGTTGATCCCATGACTGGTAAACAAGTCAGGACAACTAGACAAGGTTTTAAAACAGAAAGAGAAGCTAAAAGAACAGAGTTAAAACTTATCGATGATTTTCAGCGTCAAGGCGCTTGGAAAAGTAATGATAAAACTACATTTAATGATGTAGCCAAACTGTGGTTTGAGCAGTACCAAAATACAGTCAAACCGTCAACATTTCTGGTTAACCAAAACTACTATAAAACAATTTTAAAGCCACATTTAGGACAACTGCAAATGACAAAGATAACTGTCATGATTTGTCAAAAATTTGTGAATTGCCTGTCTCGATATAGCGGTTATACGCTTTATCTAAGTTTAGCAAACAGAATTTTTAAATTTGCTGTCAACTTAGGTATTATTGAGAATAACCCTATGAGCAAGACATTGAGATCAAAGTGTACTTACAAAAACGTGGATACACTCACTAAAAAATATTACACAAAAGAGGAATTGAATACTTTCTTGAAGATTGTGGAAGCCGAAGAAAGTCTAGAGATGCGTCTGATTTATAGATTGCTGAGTTATGGCGGTTTTAGAATTGGTGAATTAATGGCTTTAAAAGATACCGACTTTGATTTTCGTAACAATATTATCAGCATTACAAAAACCATTGCTTATACAAAAGAAGGATGGGCTGTACAATCTCCTAAAACCAAAAAAAGCAATCGCACTATATCAATGGACGCTGAGACCATGTCGTTAGCCAAATTATATATTAAGCAAAGTATCAAACCTTTATACGGATCGTTTAAATTGTTTAATTTTGCTTGCGACACTGTGAGAAAAAGACTGGACAGATTTATATTGAAGCATGGATTAAAAAGGATTACTCCCCACGGGTTTAGGCATACCCACGCTTCGTTGTTGTTTGAGGCTGGGATTCCCGCTAAGATTGCACAAGAACGGTTAGGTCACGCTAAAATAGCAATCACGATGGATTTATATACTCACTTGTCCAAAAAATCAAAGGATAATGTTGCTGATAAATTGGCTGAACTTGTCGCTATTTAA
- a CDS encoding HIRAN domain-containing protein, with product MEKVIFQDNFILMGTNYHEKEANKVMAEIGKKSPYWDKDKDFISDYIKSNFKDIYKYYGVSTKDVEIVREPLNRHDPNAIKVMVNKTFVGYFPADLAKRLTPYVKKSSHYQMEATLTGRGGQYKTLKNDLKTVVTKKKDITYKLRLTILKVDRVSKSKNAGLLESIASWFLN from the coding sequence ATGGAAAAAGTCATATTCCAAGATAACTTTATCTTAATGGGAACAAATTATCATGAAAAAGAAGCTAATAAAGTTATGGCTGAAATTGGTAAGAAATCACCATACTGGGATAAGGATAAAGATTTTATTTCTGACTACATAAAATCAAACTTCAAGGATATCTACAAGTATTACGGGGTCTCAACAAAAGATGTAGAGATTGTCAGAGAACCTCTTAATCGTCACGATCCAAATGCCATAAAAGTCATGGTAAACAAAACTTTTGTTGGCTACTTTCCAGCAGACTTAGCTAAACGATTAACCCCTTATGTAAAAAAATCTAGTCATTACCAAATGGAAGCAACGCTTACTGGTCGTGGTGGACAATACAAAACACTCAAAAACGATTTAAAAACCGTGGTTACTAAAAAGAAAGATATAACTTATAAGTTACGATTGACTATTTTAAAAGTAGATAGAGTATCAAAAAGTAAAAATGCTGGATTATTAGAGTCGATAGCATCTTGGTTTCTCAACTAA
- a CDS encoding XRE family transcriptional regulator, whose protein sequence is MRTNDEIISLIQEKVDEKGISMSELARRVGIAKSTMSRYFNKTREFPLNRANDFSRVLNITPEFLLGIQKEAVKETPEIVSIYNQLEQPRQEKVLSFANEQLEEQSKVVSMFDKKLEEEDYINDYVEGLVAAGNGTFQEDNLHMEVRLRASDVPEEYDTIAKVAGDSMEPLIQDNDLLFIKVSSQVDMNNIGIFQVNGKNFVKKLKRDYDGAWYLQSLNKSYEEIYLSKDNDIRTIGEVVDIYREY, encoded by the coding sequence ATGAGAACTAATGACGAAATTATCTCACTTATTCAAGAAAAAGTAGATGAAAAGGGAATCTCGATGAGCGAGCTAGCTAGACGTGTTGGCATTGCAAAGTCAACTATGTCGAGGTACTTTAACAAAACTAGGGAATTTCCGCTTAATAGAGCCAATGACTTTTCTAGAGTATTAAACATCACTCCTGAATTTCTTTTAGGAATTCAAAAAGAAGCTGTTAAGGAAACTCCTGAAATCGTTTCTATCTACAACCAACTAGAACAACCTAGACAAGAAAAAGTCCTCAGCTTCGCTAACGAACAATTAGAAGAACAAAGTAAAGTTGTTTCTATGTTCGATAAAAAGCTTGAAGAAGAGGATTATATCAATGATTATGTCGAGGGTCTTGTTGCGGCAGGTAACGGTACTTTTCAAGAAGACAACCTACATATGGAAGTTAGATTGCGTGCTAGTGATGTTCCTGAAGAATATGATACTATTGCAAAAGTAGCCGGTGATTCAATGGAACCACTTATTCAAGACAACGATTTGCTATTCATCAAGGTATCTAGCCAAGTCGATATGAATAATATAGGGATATTCCAAGTCAATGGTAAAAACTTTGTAAAAAAACTCAAGCGTGATTATGATGGCGCTTGGTACTTGCAAAGTTTAAATAAAAGCTATGAGGAAATCTATCTTTCAAAGGATAACGACATCCGCACAATCGGTGAAGTTGTGGATATTTATAGGGAATATTAA
- a CDS encoding helix-turn-helix domain-containing protein: MTINLKRLKAERIANGMTQDEMAHRLGWKTRTPYAKRENGIISIGADELARITLVLGLPIEKITIFFDTDVPEMELI; this comes from the coding sequence ATGACAATTAATCTGAAACGATTGAAAGCCGAGCGCATTGCAAATGGCATGACACAAGATGAAATGGCACATCGATTGGGTTGGAAAACCCGCACGCCATATGCAAAACGTGAGAATGGCATTATTTCCATCGGTGCTGACGAATTAGCTCGAATTACTTTGGTTCTGGGATTACCGATAGAAAAAATAACAATTTTTTTTGACACAGATGTTCCCGAAATGGAACTGATTTAA
- a CDS encoding transcriptional regulator — protein sequence MLLTILSNADEWRVYPEELARRCKDSESAIRSQLKALENAKYIRTYRKSFGGRYGTETYRFCSDRKISDEAFNALKAEQDLELEKIANT from the coding sequence CTGCTGCTAACCATTTTGAGTAATGCAGACGAATGGAGAGTCTATCCTGAAGAACTCGCTAGACGTTGTAAGGATAGCGAATCTGCAATCAGAAGCCAGTTGAAAGCGTTAGAGAATGCCAAGTATATCAGAACTTATAGAAAATCATTTGGCGGGCGATATGGTACCGAAACCTATAGATTCTGTTCTGACAGAAAAATAAGCGACGAGGCGTTCAATGCTTTGAAGGCAGAACAAGACTTAGAACTAGAAAAAATTGCTAATACCTAA
- a CDS encoding DnaD domain-containing protein, giving the protein MDEKKLFENFQLTFGRMVSPFEIEDIQKWIHEDNMPIEVVNLALREAVENNKISWKYINKILVDWYKSGDTTVEKVRDRLQRFEDSKKQRSVTNSNVPSWSNPEYRDPTYDDLKVKPSEVLDGSGDF; this is encoded by the coding sequence ATGGACGAAAAAAAGCTTTTTGAAAATTTCCAGTTAACTTTTGGACGAATGGTGTCCCCATTTGAAATCGAAGATATTCAAAAGTGGATTCACGAAGATAACATGCCAATTGAAGTTGTCAACCTTGCCTTAAGAGAAGCGGTAGAAAACAACAAAATCAGCTGGAAGTATATCAACAAAATTTTAGTTGATTGGTATAAATCTGGAGATACGACAGTAGAAAAGGTCAGAGACAGGTTGCAACGGTTTGAAGATAGTAAAAAACAACGGAGTGTAACGAATTCCAACGTCCCTAGCTGGTCCAATCCAGAATATCGAGATCCGACGTACGATGATTTAAAAGTAAAACCAAGCGAGGTATTGGATGGATCAGGAGATTTTTAG
- a CDS encoding recombinase RecT, whose protein sequence is MANELTQRQVTSNVATRINQMKDSDGLMIAPKYSVSNALSSAYHALKNGGLLNKDQDSIYNALFDMVTQGLSPAKNQCYFVPYGNTVKLTRSYFGTMKVVKQLPEVKDIYAEVIYKGDDFKIKNENGRKVFVSHDTDWMNADNEIVGAYCIIEKEDGEKILTVMTKKEIDKSWAQSKNGNVQKNFPQEMAKRTVINRAAKQFFNTSDDNDLFVDAVNRTTENEYDNDRQVKDVTPQETNSLDDLIGHQNENKDTPNNLKDVTEDLHDEEEKTLTDENKTVLEDTSYPADEIPDFDEETGEVLASEGNLFDNLGDLM, encoded by the coding sequence ATGGCGAATGAATTAACCCAAAGACAAGTGACATCAAACGTTGCGACACGAATCAATCAAATGAAAGATTCTGACGGACTGATGATTGCGCCAAAATACAGCGTAAGCAATGCGCTTAGCTCAGCGTACCACGCTTTGAAAAATGGGGGTCTATTGAATAAAGACCAGGATAGCATCTACAATGCACTTTTTGATATGGTAACGCAAGGTCTAAGCCCGGCCAAGAATCAATGTTACTTTGTGCCTTATGGGAACACTGTCAAGTTGACGCGTTCGTACTTTGGCACTATGAAAGTTGTTAAGCAACTTCCTGAAGTAAAAGACATTTATGCAGAAGTGATTTACAAAGGTGACGACTTTAAAATCAAAAATGAAAACGGTCGTAAGGTATTTGTTAGTCATGATACTGATTGGATGAATGCGGACAACGAAATTGTCGGGGCTTATTGCATCATCGAAAAAGAAGACGGTGAAAAGATTTTGACAGTCATGACAAAAAAAGAAATTGATAAATCTTGGGCACAGTCAAAAAACGGTAACGTACAAAAGAACTTCCCGCAAGAAATGGCAAAACGGACAGTTATTAATCGGGCAGCTAAGCAATTTTTTAATACGAGTGATGACAACGATTTGTTTGTAGATGCAGTAAACCGTACCACAGAAAACGAATATGACAACGACAGACAAGTTAAAGATGTCACCCCGCAAGAAACAAACAGTCTAGACGACCTAATTGGTCACCAGAACGAAAATAAGGATACTCCTAACAATTTAAAAGACGTAACCGAAGATTTACATGACGAAGAAGAAAAAACGCTCACAGACGAAAATAAGACGGTTTTAGAAGATACGTCTTATCCGGCTGATGAAATCCCCGATTTTGATGAAGAAACTGGCGAAGTATTAGCTAGCGAAGGCAACCTCTTTGATAACCTTGGAGATTTAATGTAA
- a CDS encoding PD-(D/E)XK nuclease-like domain-containing protein translates to MAELDLLGKEYYGKESAIRYWSISQYKRFKECEARALAELRGDWTDTRDNTALLVGNYVHSYFESKEAHEEFKAQNGSEMISTRGATKGQLKKDYLVAEQMIEALKSDSNFMAIYQGEKEASITGFLGEVEFKGKIDCLNVECGYFVDIKTTKGPIDDTIWNGEERVRWFEAYGYILQMAAYKTMLEAKYNKPFEPIIYAVTKETPPDTRAIRIQNIDAMQTELDNLAQNIKRLDDVKKGLEKPKPCGKCEYCRQNQLSVRVEIF, encoded by the coding sequence ATGGCGGAACTCGACTTACTTGGAAAGGAATACTATGGCAAGGAATCGGCTATCAGGTACTGGTCTATTAGTCAGTACAAGCGCTTTAAAGAGTGCGAAGCAAGGGCGCTTGCTGAATTACGAGGTGATTGGACAGATACCAGAGATAACACTGCGCTGCTCGTCGGGAACTATGTCCACTCTTACTTTGAGAGTAAAGAAGCTCACGAAGAATTCAAAGCCCAAAACGGCTCTGAAATGATTTCGACAAGAGGAGCAACAAAAGGTCAATTAAAAAAGGATTACTTAGTTGCTGAGCAGATGATTGAAGCACTTAAAAGCGATAGTAACTTTATGGCTATCTACCAAGGAGAAAAGGAGGCATCAATCACAGGATTTCTTGGCGAGGTTGAATTCAAGGGTAAAATCGACTGCCTGAATGTTGAATGTGGCTATTTTGTAGACATCAAAACAACAAAAGGGCCGATTGACGACACAATCTGGAATGGAGAAGAGCGTGTCAGATGGTTTGAGGCTTACGGATACATCTTGCAGATGGCTGCTTACAAAACCATGCTAGAAGCTAAGTATAATAAACCGTTCGAGCCGATTATTTACGCGGTAACCAAGGAAACGCCACCAGATACAAGAGCCATCAGAATCCAAAATATAGATGCTATGCAAACTGAGTTAGACAACTTGGCTCAAAACATCAAGCGACTAGATGACGTCAAAAAAGGCCTAGAAAAACCTAAGCCTTGCGGAAAATGCGAGTATTGCAGACAGAACCAACTGTCTGTAAGAGTAGAGATTTTTTAA
- a CDS encoding RuvC family protein, whose amino-acid sequence MSNLVLSLDISTSGTGWALFKGSDFIQSGVLKHKSDSYFERGRYMASQLRLIQSRALKKYDCHFSTIAVEKNSVMGPNQQSMLKIGIVTGIILGRLIADNVVFVNVSTWRKHWKFSYKDRSKKAMKAQSKEKALEYFGKTVKDDEADAILIGSYYVNQGYLDGLETHDYY is encoded by the coding sequence ATGAGTAATTTGGTATTATCGCTAGACATTTCAACTTCTGGAACAGGTTGGGCCTTATTTAAAGGCTCAGACTTTATCCAGAGCGGTGTCTTAAAACACAAAAGTGACTCTTATTTTGAACGTGGTCGATATATGGCTAGCCAATTAAGGTTGATCCAGTCACGAGCACTAAAAAAATACGATTGCCACTTTAGTACAATCGCAGTCGAAAAAAACTCGGTTATGGGACCTAACCAGCAATCCATGCTTAAAATCGGTATTGTAACTGGTATCATCTTAGGACGCTTGATAGCTGATAACGTCGTGTTTGTTAATGTATCGACGTGGCGCAAGCACTGGAAATTTAGTTATAAGGATCGCTCAAAAAAAGCGATGAAAGCACAATCGAAAGAAAAAGCTCTCGAATATTTCGGAAAAACAGTAAAAGATGATGAAGCGGATGCTATTTTGATTGGCTCATACTATGTCAATCAAGGCTATCTTGATGGATTGGAGACACATGACTACTACTAA
- a CDS encoding YopX family protein, which produces MKPKFRVWDKEKQAMSTVEAIDYVNDKIYPFYRKYVRRYIPFEEAVLMQSTGLFDKNGVKIFDGDIVKLQYTIASDFELFEVRQFRGGMWRIDNRRRGSDLWLRNEDCEVIGNIHENPELLESVE; this is translated from the coding sequence ATGAAACCAAAATTTAGAGTGTGGGATAAAGAAAAACAAGCTATGAGCACAGTAGAAGCAATAGATTATGTTAACGATAAAATATACCCATTTTATAGAAAATATGTCCGTAGATATATCCCTTTCGAGGAAGCTGTGTTAATGCAATCCACAGGCCTATTTGATAAAAACGGCGTTAAGATTTTTGATGGGGATATTGTAAAATTACAATACACAATTGCTAGCGATTTTGAACTTTTTGAAGTACGTCAATTTAGAGGAGGGATGTGGCGAATTGACAATAGACGACGCGGATCAGATTTGTGGTTAAGAAACGAGGACTGCGAAGTTATCGGTAACATACACGAAAACCCAGAATTACTAGAAAGCGTGGAATAA